In the Coriobacteriia bacterium genome, one interval contains:
- a CDS encoding citrate synthase (catalyzes the formation of citrate from acetyl-CoA and oxaloacetate): protein MSDSKESEVFQHFGAYSGYDQSYYSHFNVKRGLRNADGTGVVAGITSISNVHGYLTDEGVRVPDEGRLTLRGYDIEDLVDAAATEGRSGYEELAYLLIAGDLPKRAELERFNAAIDGYRNLPDGFVNNLIMNYPSENVMNMMARSVLMLYAADGADEIDAINKRHEIEVAVQLLSRLPRIAALSYLASRQRTVPGSPMYINPPKPGLSTAETFLYMLRHDMQYTAEEARMLDIMLMLHAEHGGGNNSTFTTRVLTSSGTDAYSAYAGGICSLKGPRHGGANIKVSEQRRDLMEQVRDISDEGQVADYLRRVLKKEAFDNSGLVYGMGHAVYTLSDPRAVICKKYARDLAAGTEYQQEFELIETIERLTPELFEEARGSRKAICANIDMYSGLVYTMLGIPEELYTPLFATARMAGWAAHRFEEIVEGKRIIRPAYKAINSTRSYISMDEREQAVQEEVVEEIDQVQTFYND from the coding sequence GTGTCAGATTCAAAGGAATCCGAGGTCTTTCAGCACTTCGGCGCCTATAGCGGTTATGACCAAAGCTACTATAGCCACTTCAACGTCAAGCGCGGTCTGCGCAATGCCGATGGCACGGGTGTCGTGGCTGGCATCACGTCGATATCCAACGTGCATGGCTATCTCACGGACGAGGGCGTGCGCGTGCCCGATGAGGGACGTCTGACCCTGCGCGGTTATGACATCGAGGACCTTGTCGATGCCGCTGCCACCGAGGGCCGCTCGGGTTATGAGGAGCTCGCGTATCTCCTGATAGCGGGCGATCTGCCCAAGCGTGCCGAGCTCGAGCGCTTCAATGCCGCCATCGATGGCTATCGCAATTTGCCGGATGGTTTCGTCAACAACCTCATCATGAACTACCCGTCCGAGAACGTCATGAACATGATGGCGCGCAGCGTGCTCATGCTCTACGCCGCCGATGGCGCAGACGAGATCGATGCCATCAACAAGCGCCACGAGATCGAGGTTGCCGTTCAGCTCCTGAGCCGTCTGCCGCGCATCGCTGCCCTGTCCTACCTGGCGAGTCGCCAACGCACCGTTCCTGGCAGCCCCATGTACATCAATCCGCCCAAGCCGGGTCTTTCGACTGCAGAGACCTTCCTCTACATGCTGCGTCACGACATGCAGTACACGGCCGAGGAAGCGCGCATGCTCGACATCATGCTCATGCTGCATGCCGAGCACGGCGGCGGCAATAACTCGACCTTCACCACGCGCGTGCTCACTTCGAGCGGCACCGATGCGTACTCGGCATACGCCGGTGGCATCTGCTCGCTCAAAGGACCGCGTCATGGCGGTGCAAACATCAAGGTCAGCGAGCAACGCCGTGATCTCATGGAGCAGGTGCGTGACATCAGCGACGAGGGCCAGGTTGCCGATTACCTGCGGCGCGTCCTCAAGAAGGAAGCCTTCGACAATAGCGGCCTCGTCTATGGCATGGGCCATGCTGTCTATACGTTGAGCGATCCGCGTGCGGTCATCTGCAAGAAGTACGCGCGCGATCTCGCGGCTGGCACGGAGTACCAGCAGGAATTCGAGCTCATCGAGACCATCGAGCGTCTCACCCCCGAGCTCTTCGAGGAAGCGCGTGGTTCGCGCAAGGCGATTTGCGCCAACATCGACATGTACTCGGGCCTCGTGTACACGATGCTCGGCATTCCCGAGGAGCTGTACACGCCGCTGTTCGCCACGGCCCGCATGGCTGGCTGGGCAGCGCACCGTTTCGAGGAAATCGTCGAGGGCAAGCGCATCATTCGCCCCGCGTACAAGGCAATCAACAGCACGCGTTCGTACATTTCCATGGACGAGCGCGAGCAGGCAGTGCAAGAAGAAGTCGTCGAAGAGATCGATCAGGTGCAGACGTTCTACAACGACTAG
- a CDS encoding recombination protein RecR, with the protein MKKEASIQHALEEIERMPGIGPKSAQRILNWLLTSDDEVALGIAEAIVDVKKAIHLCPRCHNFAEGELCAICSDPQREAATICVVAEPRDVEAIERTGIYQGLYHVLGGVINPMEGSMPEDLHIADLMARLGSEAVEEVLVATNPDVEGETTASYLARIIKPLGIRVTRLASGLPVGGELEYADEVTLGRAIESRREL; encoded by the coding sequence ATGAAGAAGGAAGCTTCCATTCAACATGCGCTCGAGGAGATCGAGCGCATGCCGGGCATTGGCCCCAAGTCCGCGCAGCGCATACTCAACTGGCTCTTGACTAGCGACGATGAGGTTGCGCTTGGCATTGCCGAGGCTATCGTCGACGTCAAGAAGGCCATTCATCTTTGCCCGCGTTGCCATAACTTCGCCGAGGGCGAGCTCTGCGCGATTTGCTCGGACCCGCAGCGCGAGGCTGCGACCATCTGCGTCGTTGCCGAGCCGCGCGACGTCGAGGCCATCGAGCGTACGGGAATCTATCAGGGCCTTTATCACGTGCTTGGCGGCGTCATCAATCCCATGGAAGGCTCGATGCCCGAGGACTTGCACATTGCCGACCTTATGGCGCGCTTGGGCTCCGAGGCTGTCGAGGAAGTGCTCGTCGCCACGAACCCCGATGTCGAGGGCGAGACTACGGCGAGCTACCTGGCCCGCATCATCAAGCCGCTGGGCATTCGCGTGACGCGCTTGGCAAGCGGCCTTCCCGTGGGAGGAGAGCTCGAATACGCCGACGAGGTCACCCTTGGCCGCGCCATCGAATCCCGCCGCGAGCTGTAG
- a CDS encoding YbaB/EbfC family nucleoid-associated protein, giving the protein MAKGMNPQAMLKQAQKMQAKIQAVQEEAARETVEATAGGGMVTATVYGDLRIKSIEIDPEALDPEDVEMLQDMIVAAVNEGIADAQAMVEERMSAVTGGMNIPGLF; this is encoded by the coding sequence ATGGCTAAAGGAATGAACCCGCAGGCGATGCTCAAGCAGGCTCAGAAGATGCAGGCCAAGATCCAGGCCGTGCAGGAGGAGGCTGCACGCGAGACGGTCGAGGCAACGGCTGGCGGTGGCATGGTCACTGCGACCGTGTATGGCGACCTGCGTATCAAGAGCATCGAGATCGACCCTGAGGCGCTCGACCCGGAGGACGTCGAGATGCTGCAGGACATGATCGTCGCCGCTGTCAACGAGGGCATCGCCGATGCTCAGGCGATGGTCGAGGAGCGCATGAGCGCCGTCACGGGCGGTATGAACATCCCCGGGCTTTTCTAG
- a CDS encoding DNA polymerase III subunit gamma/tau: MALSLYRKYRPEVFADVVGQEHVEKTLINAISEGAVAHAYLFCGPRGTGKTTSARLLAKALLCESAQNGQPDGTCPQCLEIAQGTHPDVFELDAASRTGVDNVREEIIGRVGFAPTRGRFKVYIIDEVHMLSTAAFNALLKTLEEPPEHVVFVLCTTDPHKVPETIQSRCQRFDFRRFSVEEIVGYLERISKGEGFEYEPEALEFIAAKSAGGMRDATTALEQVGVYTEGKITLDEATRMFGQIDIAALFEITGYIARRDTPSCFVWVNDLVGRGVDLSQFARDLAAHLRNLYVTAITGGENGIVACTAAQLERYRQQATEFGGVDRLARALDICGALVAELRNSSDARLSVEIAMTRLTRPDSELTLEALAERIEALELRPSMAAAPVISNAAEKSQLEPVADSGMGDFSTPSPYGDSGRNDSPVSDDLPPWEGSEPSPVAMDETAPSTIPADTSPSVISSEASDSERSREISPAADMSPERLLAALLSVVKREDAATGALLSGVSLSTEDGQYQLLFPTGSDFQMRIVNGPDAKAIINKAFAEVLGHEVHFSCQIGSFSGLSAQPAPLTSEPPVSIADDVPPIDDGYFESLVAEQQATPVDEMPADFADALSAFGAGVKVQEINDEE; this comes from the coding sequence ATGGCTCTTTCGCTGTACCGCAAGTATCGTCCCGAGGTGTTTGCCGACGTCGTCGGGCAGGAGCATGTCGAAAAGACGCTCATCAACGCCATCTCGGAGGGCGCAGTCGCCCATGCGTACCTGTTCTGCGGGCCGCGCGGAACAGGCAAGACCACGTCGGCACGCCTGCTCGCCAAGGCGCTTTTGTGCGAGTCGGCCCAAAACGGACAGCCCGATGGCACCTGCCCGCAGTGCCTCGAGATTGCCCAGGGTACGCACCCCGATGTCTTCGAGCTCGATGCCGCAAGTCGCACGGGTGTCGACAACGTGCGCGAGGAGATCATCGGACGCGTGGGGTTTGCCCCGACGCGCGGCCGTTTCAAGGTCTACATCATCGACGAGGTGCATATGCTGTCGACGGCGGCGTTCAACGCGCTGCTCAAGACGCTCGAAGAGCCGCCCGAGCACGTCGTCTTCGTGTTGTGCACGACCGATCCGCATAAGGTCCCCGAAACCATCCAGTCCCGCTGCCAGCGCTTCGACTTCCGCCGCTTCTCCGTCGAGGAGATCGTGGGCTATCTCGAACGCATCAGCAAGGGTGAGGGCTTCGAATACGAGCCCGAGGCGCTCGAGTTCATCGCCGCGAAGTCCGCCGGCGGCATGCGCGATGCCACCACGGCGCTCGAGCAGGTCGGCGTCTATACCGAAGGCAAGATCACGCTTGACGAGGCCACGCGCATGTTCGGCCAAATCGACATTGCGGCGCTCTTCGAGATAACAGGATATATCGCGCGACGCGACACGCCGTCGTGCTTCGTCTGGGTCAACGACCTCGTGGGACGCGGTGTCGATCTCTCGCAGTTCGCCCGTGATCTCGCGGCGCATCTGCGCAACCTTTACGTGACTGCCATCACGGGAGGCGAGAATGGCATCGTCGCCTGCACGGCCGCACAGCTCGAGCGCTACAGGCAGCAGGCGACCGAGTTCGGCGGCGTTGACCGCCTTGCCCGCGCGCTTGACATATGCGGTGCGCTCGTCGCCGAGCTGCGAAACTCGTCGGATGCGCGTTTGAGCGTCGAAATCGCGATGACGCGTCTTACCCGGCCCGATAGCGAGCTCACCCTCGAGGCCCTTGCCGAGCGCATCGAGGCTCTTGAGCTCAGGCCATCGATGGCGGCAGCACCTGTCATTTCGAACGCAGCCGAGAAATCTCAACTAGAGCCCGTCGCGGACAGTGGCATGGGAGATTTCTCCACTCCGTCGCCTTACGGCGACTCCGGTCGAAATGACAGTCCCGTGAGCGATGACCTCCCTCCATGGGAAGGGTCGGAGCCATCCCCGGTCGCCATGGACGAGACGGCACCCTCCACCATCCCGGCCGACACGTCCCCCTCTGTCATTTCGAGCGAAGCGAGCGACAGCGAGCGCAGTCGAGAAATCTCCCCTGCGGCCGACATGTCACCCGAACGCCTACTTGCCGCCTTGCTTTCCGTGGTCAAGCGCGAAGACGCGGCCACGGGCGCGTTGCTTTCGGGCGTTTCGCTATCCACGGAGGATGGGCAGTACCAGCTACTCTTCCCTACGGGCTCTGACTTCCAGATGCGCATCGTGAACGGCCCCGATGCCAAGGCCATCATCAACAAGGCCTTTGCCGAGGTGCTTGGCCATGAGGTGCACTTCAGCTGCCAGATCGGGTCGTTCTCGGGCTTATCTGCCCAACCGGCGCCGCTGACGAGCGAGCCTCCCGTGAGCATTGCCGATGATGTCCCGCCGATAGACGATGGATATTTCGAAAGTCTGGTGGCTGAGCAGCAGGCAACTCCTGTCGATGAGATGCCAGCCGATTTTGCCGACGCCCTCTCCGCATTCGGAGCAGGTGTTAAAGTACAAGAGATAAACGACGAGGAATAA
- a CDS encoding radical SAM protein, protein MDIWERISAFDADENRFERDMEKYGVPFEQGESSPRLVREHFNDACLCHCENGGASVWRQWISRACLACRTGKNTGSVFVDLRCTRNCYFCFNENQPHKDRFKIQKRDIELELKQAHRAGAHYDCLAITGGEPLLNKEQALSFLGLARRLYPDVHLRLYTNGELADKATLEELKECGLNEIRFSVKPDDVADTRNLVLANIERAVSLIDDVVIEMPVMPGTLDEMKALMMQADAMGVRGMNLLEFCFPLHNAEEFRRRGFKLRHRSRKYPHDYWYAGGIPVAGSEKEALELLRFAADEGLRLGVHYCSTDNRNTAQVHFQNKGFYTDAYLRQIYPWYDFDEDGFLKCAKAYGADAEEIRAWLDSVGHVVYGYDPDCPAIAFPRALLDDIRQALPHVVVGESAAILEEREDGSRMVRELNVRKLA, encoded by the coding sequence ATGGATATTTGGGAACGTATCAGCGCGTTTGACGCGGATGAGAATCGCTTCGAGCGCGATATGGAAAAATACGGCGTGCCCTTCGAACAAGGGGAGTCCTCGCCGCGCCTCGTGCGTGAGCACTTTAACGATGCCTGTCTGTGCCATTGCGAAAACGGAGGAGCGTCAGTCTGGAGACAATGGATTTCGCGCGCATGCCTAGCTTGTCGGACGGGCAAGAACACGGGATCCGTGTTCGTTGACTTGCGGTGCACCAGGAACTGTTACTTCTGCTTCAACGAAAACCAGCCCCACAAGGATCGCTTTAAAATCCAAAAACGCGATATAGAACTTGAACTCAAGCAGGCGCACAGGGCAGGTGCGCATTACGATTGTCTTGCCATAACGGGCGGTGAGCCCCTTTTAAACAAAGAGCAGGCACTGTCCTTCCTTGGCCTTGCTCGCCGTCTCTATCCCGATGTGCACTTACGCCTCTATACCAACGGCGAACTCGCTGACAAAGCGACGCTTGAGGAACTGAAGGAATGCGGGCTCAATGAAATCAGGTTTAGCGTTAAACCAGATGACGTAGCGGACACTCGTAATCTTGTACTTGCCAATATCGAGCGGGCGGTTTCGCTTATCGATGACGTCGTCATAGAGATGCCGGTGATGCCGGGAACGCTCGATGAAATGAAGGCGCTCATGATGCAAGCCGATGCGATGGGCGTTCGCGGTATGAACTTACTTGAGTTTTGCTTTCCCTTGCACAATGCTGAAGAATTTAGACGTCGAGGGTTCAAGTTGCGCCACCGGTCGCGCAAGTACCCGCATGATTACTGGTATGCGGGAGGTATCCCCGTTGCGGGAAGCGAAAAAGAGGCGCTTGAGCTCCTGCGCTTTGCCGCAGATGAGGGATTGCGCCTTGGCGTGCACTATTGCAGCACCGACAACAGAAACACGGCACAAGTTCATTTCCAGAACAAGGGGTTTTACACCGATGCTTACCTTCGACAGATCTATCCTTGGTACGATTTCGATGAAGACGGCTTCCTGAAGTGCGCAAAGGCCTATGGTGCCGATGCGGAAGAGATCAGGGCGTGGCTTGATTCTGTCGGGCATGTGGTTTACGGCTATGATCCCGATTGCCCTGCTATCGCATTTCCGCGTGCGCTGCTCGATGATATTCGGCAGGCGTTACCGCATGTCGTGGTGGGGGAGAGCGCTGCCATTCTCGAAGAACGCGAAGATGGCTCTCGGATGGTTCGGGAACTGAACGTGCGTAAGCTTGCATAG
- a CDS encoding amidase has protein sequence MDYFIDRIERRNRSINALVDVDFEGARLKAKEAEQKLMAGEAQGAFFGIPTAAKDFTPVLPGWKGSCGGIPAVKDIIDVCHSTYTKSMIDAGAIFVGKTNSPSLAFRGTCDNKLYGATSTPFKVGFNSGGSSGGSSAAVADGLLPIAEGTDGGGSIRIPAAWCGIVGYKPSLGLVSNSPRPDGFGTSHPFCFDGAQTRTIEDAARALTEMTYYDPRDPFSIDWGHIDFTEALDVSIEGKRIGFTSDFGIYPVDPEVAAIVEKAAKRFEEAGAIVEPLDFSLKGRSHIELAEAWCQLVSIVNSESIMAWKEQGIDLIRDYPEDLSHELMYWTMDSYARGYKDLIRNDTIRTEVFDAMQDAFEQFDFIVSPTNACNPPANDPDRDTLVREVNGQRVEPLIGWCLTYFCNFTGHPAMSIPAGFAQDGSPVGMQVIGQRYNDMGVLSMGSAFEKIQPWINSYEERLEKRPL, from the coding sequence ATGGATTATTTCATCGATCGTATCGAAAGGCGCAACAGAAGCATCAACGCGCTAGTCGATGTGGATTTCGAGGGCGCGCGTCTCAAGGCGAAGGAGGCCGAGCAAAAGCTCATGGCCGGGGAGGCCCAGGGTGCGTTTTTTGGCATTCCGACCGCGGCCAAAGATTTCACGCCGGTGCTTCCTGGCTGGAAGGGAAGCTGCGGCGGAATCCCCGCCGTCAAGGACATCATAGACGTTTGTCATTCGACCTACACCAAGTCGATGATCGATGCGGGGGCTATCTTCGTCGGAAAGACCAACTCGCCTTCTCTCGCGTTTCGCGGGACGTGCGATAACAAGCTCTATGGTGCCACCAGCACGCCGTTCAAGGTTGGTTTCAACTCTGGCGGCTCATCCGGCGGCTCATCTGCGGCAGTCGCCGATGGGCTCTTGCCCATTGCCGAAGGTACCGATGGTGGAGGCTCCATACGCATTCCCGCTGCCTGGTGTGGCATCGTGGGATACAAGCCATCTCTTGGGCTCGTGTCGAATTCGCCCCGTCCCGATGGCTTTGGAACGAGTCATCCCTTTTGTTTTGACGGCGCGCAGACGCGCACGATCGAGGATGCCGCTCGCGCGCTTACGGAGATGACGTATTACGATCCCCGCGATCCCTTCAGCATCGACTGGGGGCACATCGACTTCACCGAAGCGCTCGACGTATCCATCGAAGGCAAGCGCATTGGCTTCACATCGGACTTCGGCATCTATCCTGTTGATCCCGAGGTTGCGGCCATTGTCGAGAAAGCGGCGAAGCGCTTCGAGGAGGCCGGCGCCATCGTCGAGCCGCTCGATTTCTCACTCAAGGGGCGCTCGCATATCGAGCTTGCCGAGGCATGGTGCCAGCTCGTGTCAATCGTCAATAGCGAATCGATAATGGCGTGGAAGGAGCAGGGTATCGACCTCATCCGCGACTATCCGGAGGATCTGAGCCACGAGCTCATGTACTGGACGATGGATTCGTATGCGCGTGGATATAAGGATCTCATTAGAAACGACACCATAAGGACTGAGGTGTTCGATGCGATGCAAGACGCTTTCGAGCAGTTTGACTTCATCGTTTCACCTACCAACGCTTGCAATCCGCCTGCGAACGACCCCGACAGGGACACGCTCGTGCGTGAGGTCAATGGGCAGAGAGTGGAGCCGCTCATCGGGTGGTGCCTTACGTATTTCTGTAACTTTACGGGCCATCCCGCGATGTCGATTCCCGCGGGCTTCGCGCAGGACGGGTCGCCCGTCGGCATGCAGGTTATAGGTCAGCGTTACAACGACATGGGGGTTTTGTCGATGGGCTCTGCCTTCGAGAAGATCCAGCCATGGATTAACAGCTACGAAGAGAGATTGGAGAAACGTCCCCTGTAG
- a CDS encoding oxidoreductase — protein sequence MAYGIMIDTEWCSGCHSCEMACQMHNGLPIGQTGILVQEIGPWEYGDGKWQLSYLPALTSQCAGCAERVAMGKLPTCVQHCQAKCMEYGTIDELAQNIEAGSKKVLFAL from the coding sequence ATGGCGTACGGAATCATGATCGACACCGAATGGTGTTCGGGATGCCATTCCTGCGAGATGGCATGCCAGATGCACAACGGCCTTCCAATTGGCCAGACCGGAATCCTCGTGCAGGAAATCGGGCCGTGGGAGTACGGCGACGGCAAATGGCAGCTGTCGTATCTGCCCGCGCTCACCTCGCAATGCGCTGGTTGCGCAGAGCGCGTCGCCATGGGAAAGCTGCCGACGTGCGTGCAGCACTGCCAGGCCAAGTGCATGGAGTACGGCACCATCGACGAGCTTGCCCAGAACATCGAAGCCGGCTCGAAGAAGGTCCTGTTCGCGCTCTAG
- a CDS encoding dehydrogenase has translation MEDKGYMEVPHEKPWQYQEGEYTVTRGSAWTGPGCHLGCGVLLYTDADGKLARVEGDPENPYNDGRLCIRCLDLPEVTNHKDRLLYPMKRAKEDRGKDRWERMSWDEAIDYVSERLIEIRDKYGAETVLFGQGTGRDISSWITRIAWSYGSPNYCCFALSGNACYLPRVAGMAATCGSYTVADCAQQFPDRYDNPNWQMPQMMVIWGNYPLRANSDGFFGHWVIDLMKRGMKIMMVDPRVTWLSLKAEEHLRLRPGTDAALALGMMNVIINEDLYDHDFVDRWTYGFDELKERVQEYPPSKVAEITWVPEDQIVRAARLLATSKPCAMQWGLAVDMVKEALPAGQAIVGLFQITGNVDVPGSNIFPVELIAYSGGWGGELLSEEQKAKRIGLDDYPLLKLGFQVASNDSLLETLLTDKPYKMHAAWLQTNNAIACMAASPKRVLEGLLRLDFNVVVDLFMTPTAMAAADVVLPACTYPEKDGLRLGDGLQRGEVINKVTQIGEAKSDAEINLLIGKRLNPEAWPWDNVPDMLSSMIESTGMSFEELREKAPLYLPFEYRRYETGKLRFDGQPGFNTATGRIELWSTFYNRCGLDPMPYYDEPDPSPLSTPELMNEYPFVLTTGARRWSSFHSEHRQIERLRRMNPWPYIEVHPDVAAEYGFTEGEWVWVENPLGRAKRTIKITPIVDPRVVSCDHGWWFPEADPENLYDVFDVNINNLVPMSCGKSGFGANYKTSICKLYKVEEGE, from the coding sequence ATGGAAGACAAAGGATACATGGAAGTTCCGCATGAGAAGCCATGGCAGTACCAGGAAGGGGAGTATACCGTTACACGTGGTAGCGCATGGACGGGACCGGGTTGCCATTTGGGCTGCGGCGTCTTGCTCTACACCGATGCCGACGGCAAGCTCGCCCGTGTCGAGGGAGATCCCGAGAATCCCTACAACGATGGTCGCCTGTGCATACGCTGTCTGGACCTTCCCGAGGTGACCAACCACAAGGACCGCCTGCTCTATCCCATGAAGCGCGCGAAGGAGGACCGCGGAAAGGATAGATGGGAGCGCATGAGCTGGGACGAGGCGATTGATTACGTCTCGGAGCGCCTCATCGAGATTCGAGACAAGTACGGTGCCGAGACGGTGCTTTTCGGGCAGGGAACCGGTCGTGACATCTCGAGTTGGATTACGCGCATCGCGTGGTCATACGGTTCGCCCAACTACTGCTGCTTCGCCCTATCCGGCAATGCGTGCTATCTCCCCCGCGTGGCTGGCATGGCAGCGACTTGCGGTAGTTACACGGTGGCTGACTGCGCCCAGCAGTTCCCGGATCGCTATGACAATCCCAACTGGCAAATGCCCCAGATGATGGTCATCTGGGGAAACTATCCTCTGCGTGCAAATTCGGATGGCTTCTTCGGGCATTGGGTCATCGACCTCATGAAGCGCGGCATGAAGATCATGATGGTCGACCCCCGCGTCACCTGGCTTTCGCTCAAGGCGGAGGAGCATCTACGCTTACGTCCCGGTACCGACGCCGCGCTCGCGCTTGGCATGATGAACGTCATCATCAACGAGGACCTCTACGATCACGATTTCGTCGATCGATGGACCTACGGATTCGATGAGCTCAAGGAGCGCGTGCAGGAATACCCGCCCTCCAAGGTGGCTGAGATTACCTGGGTTCCCGAAGACCAGATTGTCCGCGCCGCGCGCCTGCTTGCCACGAGCAAGCCCTGCGCAATGCAGTGGGGCCTGGCCGTCGACATGGTGAAGGAAGCCCTGCCCGCGGGTCAGGCCATTGTCGGCCTGTTCCAGATCACGGGTAACGTGGACGTTCCCGGCAGCAACATCTTCCCCGTCGAGCTCATCGCGTATTCCGGTGGTTGGGGAGGCGAGCTCTTGAGCGAGGAGCAGAAGGCAAAGCGCATCGGTCTTGATGACTACCCGCTGCTCAAGCTTGGGTTCCAGGTCGCGTCCAACGACTCGCTCCTCGAGACGCTGTTGACTGACAAACCCTACAAGATGCACGCTGCGTGGCTGCAGACCAACAATGCCATCGCCTGCATGGCGGCAAGTCCCAAGCGGGTGCTCGAGGGTCTGCTTCGCCTTGACTTCAATGTCGTTGTCGACCTCTTCATGACACCGACGGCCATGGCGGCGGCCGATGTCGTGCTCCCAGCATGCACCTATCCGGAAAAGGACGGCCTACGTCTTGGTGACGGCTTGCAACGTGGCGAGGTCATCAACAAGGTCACGCAGATCGGAGAGGCCAAATCCGATGCGGAGATCAACCTCCTGATCGGAAAGCGCCTGAATCCCGAGGCGTGGCCCTGGGACAACGTGCCCGACATGCTCTCCTCGATGATCGAGAGCACGGGCATGAGTTTCGAGGAGCTGCGTGAAAAGGCACCGCTCTACCTGCCCTTCGAGTACCGTCGCTACGAGACCGGCAAGCTCCGCTTTGACGGGCAACCCGGCTTCAACACGGCGACGGGTCGCATCGAGCTCTGGTCCACTTTCTACAACCGTTGCGGCCTCGATCCCATGCCGTATTACGACGAGCCGGACCCCTCGCCGCTATCCACCCCCGAGCTCATGAACGAGTATCCGTTCGTGCTCACCACGGGCGCCAGACGCTGGAGCTCGTTCCACTCGGAGCATCGTCAGATCGAGCGCCTGCGCCGCATGAACCCGTGGCCCTATATCGAGGTGCATCCTGACGTTGCGGCTGAATACGGCTTTACTGAAGGAGAGTGGGTCTGGGTGGAAAACCCACTCGGCCGGGCAAAGCGAACCATCAAGATTACGCCGATAGTCGATCCGCGTGTCGTGTCGTGTGATCACGGATGGTGGTTCCCCGAGGCAGACCCCGAGAACCTCTACGACGTCTTTGACGTCAACATCAACAATCTGGTCCCGATGTCATGTGGCAAGAGCGGCTTTGGCGCCAACTACAAGACGTCCATTTGCAAGCTCTACAAGGTCGAGGAAGGTGAATAG
- a CDS encoding serine--tRNA ligase — protein MLDIRFIRENPDAIEEALKNRHAKWDYDEFRRLDEERREIIQKVESLKAERNTVSKQIGAMLKEGNAEEAENAKIRMRDVGDEINNLDGALVAIEEELNGLTYSIPNIPGPNTPIGDDEDDNPEVRRWGTPREFDFEAKAHWDLGPELGIIDFERGVKLAHARFYALHGAGARLERSLINFMLNEHIKWGSTEWWVPALANKETLTGTGQLPKFEEDLFKTTEGLYLIPTAEVMLTNLHANEVLDGAELPIRYCAYTPCFREEAGSAGRDTRGIIRVHQFDKVEMVRFAKPDESDAELENMTSCAEKILQELGLPYRVISLCTGDLGFSARQTYDLEVWLPSYGAYKEISSCSNCGDFQARRANIKYVDEDGRKRFAHTLNGSGLAVGRTMAAIIENYQNADGTITVPEALRPYMGCDVITAQ, from the coding sequence ATGCTCGACATTCGCTTCATTCGCGAGAACCCCGACGCCATCGAAGAGGCTCTGAAGAATCGCCATGCAAAATGGGATTACGACGAGTTCCGTCGCCTCGATGAAGAACGCCGCGAAATCATCCAGAAGGTCGAGTCCCTCAAAGCCGAGCGCAACACCGTCTCCAAGCAGATTGGCGCCATGCTCAAGGAGGGCAACGCCGAAGAGGCCGAAAACGCCAAGATTCGCATGCGCGACGTCGGTGACGAGATCAACAATCTTGATGGCGCCCTCGTGGCTATCGAGGAAGAGCTCAACGGCCTCACCTATTCCATTCCCAACATTCCCGGCCCCAACACGCCCATCGGCGATGACGAGGACGATAATCCCGAGGTACGCCGCTGGGGCACGCCGCGCGAGTTCGACTTCGAGGCCAAGGCGCATTGGGACCTCGGCCCTGAGCTCGGCATCATCGACTTCGAGCGTGGCGTGAAGCTCGCCCACGCGCGCTTCTACGCACTGCATGGTGCCGGTGCCCGCCTCGAGCGCTCGCTCATCAACTTCATGCTCAACGAGCACATCAAGTGGGGGTCGACCGAGTGGTGGGTTCCCGCGCTCGCAAACAAGGAGACCCTCACCGGCACGGGCCAGTTGCCCAAGTTCGAGGAAGACCTCTTCAAGACGACCGAGGGGCTCTACCTCATCCCCACGGCCGAGGTCATGCTCACCAACCTGCATGCCAACGAGGTGCTCGACGGCGCGGAACTGCCCATCCGCTACTGCGCATACACGCCATGCTTCCGCGAGGAGGCGGGCAGCGCCGGTCGTGACACGCGCGGCATCATTCGCGTGCACCAGTTCGACAAGGTCGAGATGGTACGCTTCGCCAAGCCGGACGAATCCGACGCCGAGCTCGAGAACATGACCTCCTGCGCGGAGAAAATCCTGCAGGAGCTGGGCCTTCCCTATCGCGTCATCAGCCTTTGCACGGGTGACCTCGGCTTCTCGGCCCGCCAGACTTACGACCTCGAGGTGTGGTTGCCGAGTTACGGCGCGTACAAGGAGATTTCGAGCTGCAGCAATTGCGGTGATTTCCAGGCACGTCGTGCCAACATCAAGTACGTCGACGAGGACGGCAGGAAGCGCTTTGCCCACACGCTCAACGGCAGCGGCTTGGCCGTCGGGCGCACGATGGCTGCCATCATCGAGAACTACCAGAACGCCGACGGCACCATCACGGTTCCCGAAGCGCTGCGTCCGTACATGGGCTGTGACGTGATCACCGCGCAGTAA